One genomic window of Fusarium fujikuroi IMI 58289 draft genome, chromosome FFUJ_chr01 includes the following:
- a CDS encoding probable chitin synthase CHS-4, whose product MSLPERPGASPSYNQRNVYRNSPSRRSRPVDIETGGYHAVDNTAQHQRGRSGSSFAESIGVNSNTESMPLSPTSPDGHSRRAGPDQPISRKRSLIRPERNRIDRDHRNYHYHKHAAHMNVLPSSTGNDPIYEDFEASTDRSNSNLNDGGSDSSPRQRRNVSGEQEKGAAVASTMPTPDRTKSGKIKKRSKRHSKPPKRIEEQLRPPTFWNVYCAIVTFWAPGFIMKCCGMPTRAQQRAWREKMGLISIILVIMAIVGFLTFGFTATVCGAPAERLRVNKVDGGNMIFHGVAYDLSKSHHPPAQGMPLRSDGLGPNVLYDLPEKHGGQDGSFLFQNVNGRCKGLITLAKDSDVPTNKDGDLAWYFPCTTFNQDGSSKVNLTTPYYSGYGCHTTLNSRNAFYLDLSGSADVYFTWDDIKNSSRNLIVYSGNVLDLDLLRWFNMSQVDIPKRFEELRDKDSEVNKAIRGRDVTRMFQSSSDKKYAECFEEIIKVGSVDTETIGCIASKIVLYCALVLILSVVGVRFLLAIIFQWFLCRKYAPTKTSQSSDRRKRNKQIEDWSEDIYRAPVRLPGDVGSTVYGSSDRTSKRGSFLPTTSRFSSVGGPDVRASTGRRMPTTMASQGASNQLLTPGSIFKQGNDSRASFLRSDPYSSTPTDGPGPAGFIHDAVVPQPPSDWMPFGFPLAHTMCLVTAYSEGEEGIRTTLDSIATTDYPNSHKVIVVICDGIIKGKGETMSTPDVCLGMLKDHSIPPDMVEPFSYVAVASGSKRHNMAKIYCGFYDYGRNSRIPADRQQRVPMMVVVKCGTPDEATKSKPGNRGKRDSQIILMSFLQKVMFDERMTELEYEMFNGLWKVTGISPDYYEIILMVDADTKVFPDSLTHMISAMVKDPEIMGLCGETKIANKRDSWVTAIQVFEYFVSHHLAKSFESVFGGVTCLPGCFCMYRIKAPKGGHNYWVPILANPDIVEHYSENVVETLHEKNLYLLGEDRFLTTLMLRTFPKRKQVFIPQAVCKTTVPDEFMVLLSQRRRWINSTIHNLMELVLVRDLCGTFCFSMQFIIFVELVGTLVLPAAIAFTFYVVITSIIHSPPQIIPLVLLGLILGLPGLLVVITAHSWSYIVWMLIYLLALPIWNFVLPTYAFWKFDDFSWGETRKTAGEKTKKAGLEYEGEFDSSKITMKRWAEFERDKRSRSGYWGSRENVVGGGGSWTSPPGHQYNDEYFSDA is encoded by the exons ATGTCTCTTCCCGAAAGGCCGGGTGCAAGCCCGAGTTATAATCAGCGCAATGTTTATCGCAACTCGCCCTCAAGGCGATCGAGACCTGTCGATATCGAGACTGGTGGCTACCATGCTGTAGATAATACggctcaacatcaacgtGGGAGATCCGGTTCTTCGTTCGCAGAGTCAATCGGTGTTAATTCAAATACAGAGAGCATGCCTCTGTCGCCAACATCTCCCGATGGCCACTCACGTCGCGCTGGCCCAGATCAACCCATATCCCGAAAACGAAGCTTGATTCGCCCGGAGAGAAACAGAATCGACAGAGACCATCGCAACTACCATTACCACAAACATGCAGCTCACATGAACGTtctgccatcctcaacaggAAACGACCCTATTTACGAGGACTTCGAAGCTTCGACAGACCGCTCCAATTCAAACTTGAACGACGGTGGTTCGGACAGTTCCCCTCGACAAAGACGAAATGTTAGCGGAGAGCAGGAGAAGGGCGCTGCTGTGGCATCTACCATGCCTACCCCAGATCGCACAAAATCAGGtaagatcaagaagagatCGAAGCGCCATTCGAAACCGCCGAAGCGTATAGAAGAGCAGCTTCGACCGCCTACCTTCTGGAATGTCTATTGCGCAATCGTCACTTTCTGGGCTCCCGGATTCATTATGAAGTGCTGTGGTATGCCAACGAGGGCGCAGCAGAGGGCCTGGCGCGAGAAGATGGGTCTTATCAgtatcatcctcgtcatcatggccatcgtTGGTTTTCTGACTTTTGGTTTCACCGCAACGGTTTGCGGAGCCCCTGCCGAGCGACTACGTGTCAATAAGGTTGACGGCGGAAACATGATCTTCCACGGTGTCGCTTACGATTTGTCGAAGTCTCATCACCCCCCTGCCCAGGGCATGCCTCTCCGTTCGGACGGACTAGGTCCCAATGTTCTTTATGATCTTCCCGAAAAGCACGGCGGACAGGATGGTAGCTTTTTGTTTCAAAATGTCAACGGCCGATGCAAGGGCTTGATTACTCTTGCTAAAGACTCAGATGTGCCAACCAACAAGGATGGCGATCTGGCCTGGTACTTCCCTTGCACAACCTTTAACCAAGACGGTTCAAGCAAGGTTAATTTGACCACACCATACTATTCTGGTTACGGCTGTCATACGACGCTGAACTCTAGGAATGCCTTTTACCTTGACTTGAGTGGTTCCGCAGATGTTTACTTTACCTGggacgacatcaagaacagcTCGCGTAACCTCATAGTCTACTCTGGAAATGTTTTagaccttgatctcctccGTTGGTTCAACATGAGCCAGGTCGATATTCCCAAGAGGTTTGAAGAGTTGCGAGACAAGGACTCGGAAGTCAACAAGGCTATTCGTGGCCGCGACGTTACTCGCATGTTCCAGTCTTCTTCAGACAAGAAATACGCAGAATGTTTCGAGGAAATCATAAAGGTTGGCTCTGTGGATACTGAGACGATTGGTTGCATTGCCTCCAAGATCGTCCTTTACTGTGCGCTCGTTCTCATCCTTTCAGTTGTCGGTGTTCGGTTTCTGCTGGCTATCATCTTCCAATGGTTCCTTTGCCGCAAGTATGCGCCTACTAAGACCTCCCAGAGTTCTGACCGTAGGAAACGAAACAAGCAAATTGAAGATTGGTCAGAGGACATCTACCGTGCTCCTGTAAGACTACCTGGAGATGTTGGAAGCACTGTCTATGGATCATCAGACCGAACAAGCAAACGAGGATCTTTCCTCCCTACTACTTCTCGATTCTCGTCTGTCGGTGGCCCTGATGTTCGGGCGTCAACTGGACGCCGCATGCCGACAACCATGGCTAGCCAAGGTGCCTCGAATCAACTTCTGACACCCGGCTCAATTTTCAAGCAGGGCAACGACAGCCGTGCCAGCTTCCTTCGATCTGACCCCTACTCGAGCACGCCTACTGATGGACCCGGCCCCGCTGGTTTCAttcatgatgctgttgttcctcagcctccttctgACTGGATGCCCTTTGGCTTTCCATTGGCTCATACGATGTGCTTGGTCACTGCATACTCTGAAGGAGAGGAGGGTATCCGAACCACTCTGGACTCGATCGCAACTACCGATTATCCCAACAGCCACAAGGTTATTGTTGTTATCTGTGACGGTAtcatcaagggcaagggtgAAACAATGTCGACACCTGACGTATGCTTGGGCATGCTGAAAGATCACTCTATCCCCCCTGACATGGTTGAGCCTTTCTCCTACGTGGCTGTCGCCAGTGGTTCCAAGCGTCACAACATGGCTAAAATCTATTGCGGCTTCTACGATTATGGAAGAAATTCTCGCATCCCTGCTGATCGCCAGCAGCGAGTGCCCATGATGGTTGTGGTCAAGTGCGGAACTCCTGATGAAGCCACTAAGTCCAAGCCCGGTAACCGTGGAAAGCGAGATAGTCAAATTATCCTCATGTCGTTCCTCCAAAAGGTCATGTTCGATGAACGAATGACAGAACTCGAGTACGAAATGTTCAACGGCCTCTGGAAGGTTACGGGAATCTCGCCTGATTACTACGAAATTATCCTCATGGTTGACGCCGATACCAAGGTTTTCCCTGACAGTCTGACACACATGATATCTGCCATGGTGAAAGATCCTGAGATCATGGGTCTTTGTGGCGAAACCAAGATTGCCAACAAACGCGACAGCTGGGTCACAGCTATTCAAGTATTTGAGTACTttgtctctcatcatcttgccAAGTCGTTCGAGTCTGTTTTTGGTGGTGTTACTTGTTTACCTGGCTGCTTCTGCATGTACCGCATCAAGGCGCCCAAGGGTGGTCACAACTACTGGGTTCCCATCCTGGCTAACCCCGATATTGTTGAACATTACTCTGAGAACGTGGTCGAAACTTTGCACGAGAAGAACCTCTATCTGCTTGGTGAAGATCGTTTCCTGACAACCCTTATGCTTCGAACATTCCCCAAGCGAAAGCAGGTCTTCATTCCCCAAGCAGTATGCAAAACCACTGTACCGGACGAGTTCATGGTGCTCCTTTCTCAGAGACGTCGTTGGATCAACTCTACCATCCACAACCTGATGGAGCTAGTTCTAGTCCGTGATCTCTGTGGTACCTTCTGTTTCTCGATGCAGTTTATCATCTTCGTGGAACTAGTCGGCACTCTGGTTCTCCCTGCTGCTATCGCGTTTACCTTCTACGTCG TTATCACATCTATTATCCACTCGCCACCACAGATTATTCCCCTAGTTCTCTTGGGCTTGATTCTTGGGTTACCTGGTCTTCTCGTTGTCATCACCGCACACTCTTGGTCCTACATTGTTTGGATGCTCATCTATCTGCTGGCACTGCCAATCTGGAATTTTGTCCTGCCTACTTATGCTTTCTGGAAATTCGATGACTTCTCATGGGGCGAAACTCGAAAGACAGCTGGCGAAAAGACGAAGAAGGCAGGCCTCGAGTATGAGGGTGAGTTTGACAGCAGCAAGATTACCATGAAGAGATGGGCCGAATTTGAACGCGACAAGCGCTCGAGAAGCGGCTATTGGGGTTCACGTGAGAACgtcgttggtggtggtggaagcTGGACCAGTCCTCCTGGTCACCAGTATAATGATGAGTACTTTTCTGATGCTTGA